The Coffea eugenioides isolate CCC68of chromosome 8, Ceug_1.0, whole genome shotgun sequence genome has a segment encoding these proteins:
- the LOC113780377 gene encoding uncharacterized protein LOC113780377, which yields MNPLKCAFGVTSGKVLGFVVRHRGIEIDQAKIDAILMMPEPRDILELKSLQGRLAYLRRFISNLAGSCQPFSRLMKKDVPFQWDETCSNAFNSIKSYLMKAPVLVAPMHGKPLLLYIAAQERLVGALLTQENNEGKEVALII from the coding sequence ATGAACCCTCTCAAGTGTGCATTTGGAGTCACGTCGGGGAAAGTTCTTGGTTTTGTGGTTCGCCATCGaggtattgaaattgatcaggCCAAAATTGATGCTATATTGATGATGCCTGAACCTCGTGACATTCTTGAATTGAAAAGTCTTCAAGGGCGATTAGCTTATCTGCGGAGATTTATTTCAAATTTAGCAGGAAGTTGTCAACCATTTAGTCGCTTGATGAAGAAAGATGTGCCATTTCAATGGGATGAGACATGTAGTAATGCATTCAATAGCATTAAGTCTTATCTTATGAAAGCACCTGTTTTGGTTGCACCTATGCATGGAAAGCCATTACTTCTTTATATTGCTGCCCAAGAACGCTTAGTGGGGGCATTGCTTAcacaagaaaataatgaaggaaaagaAGTTGCCCTTATTATTTAA
- the LOC113779700 gene encoding cycloeucalenol cycloisomerase-like, translated as MMWLAQNPSKRWGEIFFLLYTPFWLTLCLGIVVPYKLYETFTEWEYLLIGLVSAVPTFVVPLLFVGKADSNVSWSNRYWVKANLWMMIFSYVGNYFWTHYFFKVLGASYTFPSWRMNDVPHTTFLLAHVCFLFYHVVSNITLRRLQHAIAELPETIQWAFKAGWILALAYVIAYLETVAIANFPYYTFVDRASMYKVGSLFYAIYFIVSFPMFLRVDEKPGDPWDLPRVAIDALGAAMLVTILLDLWRIFLGPIVPIPDSKQCPQSGLPWFAEHTQQF; from the exons ATGATGTGGTTAGCTCAAAATCCAAGTAAGCGATGGGGCGAAATATTCTTTCTTCTATATACACCTTTCTGGTTGACGCTTTGCCTTGGCATTGTTGTTCCTTACAAGTTATATGAG ACATTCACAGAATGGGAGTATCTGCTTATTGGTCTTGTTTCGGCAGTTCCTACTTTTGTAGTACCACTTCTATTTGTTGGAAag GCTGATAGCAATGTTTCTTGGAGCAATCGCTATTGGGTAAAG GCTAATCTCTGGATGATGATTTTCAGTTATGTTGGAAATTACTTTTGGACTCACTACTTCTTCAAAGTTTTGGGTGCATCGTATACCTTTCCATCATGGAGGATGAATGAT gTACCTCATACAACTTTCCTTCTCGCTCACGTCTGCTTCTTGTTTTACCATGTTGTTTCAAACATTACTCTTCGTAGACTACAACATGCAATTGCTGAGTTGCCAGAGACAATTCAATGGGCTTTTAAGGCTGGCTGGATTCTGGCTCTTGCCTATGTCATTGCATACCTGGAGACAGTGGCTATTGCAAAT TTTCCCTATTATACGTTTGTGGACCGAGCATCCATGTACAAAGTTGGCAGCTTGTTTTATGCAATTTATTTCATTGTCAGCTTCCCAATGTTTCTGAG GGTTGATGAAAAACCTGGCGATCCGTGGGACCTACCCAGAGTGGCCATTGATGCCTTGGGGGCTGCAATGCTTGTTACAATTTTACTGGACTTGTGGCGCATTTTCCTTGGACCTATTGTTCCTATTCCTGATTCAAAGCAGTGTCCTCAATCAGGATTACCATGGTTTGCCGAACATACCCAACAATTCTGA